CATTACTTATGCCTCCCTCTATTCCTCCTGCATTATTGGTGCGCCTGTAAAAACCGCCTGTTTTTCTTCCCCTCAATGATGAAGAACGGGGTTTTCTATAAAAAATTTCATCATGGACCTTTGAACCGGGAAGCTCTGCGCATTTAAATCCGGCTCCAATTTCAACTCCTTTTATGGCCTGAATACTCATAAGCGCGAAGGCAAGGCGAGCATCGAGCTTTTTATCCCATTGGAATGAATTTCCAAGTCCGGGAGGTGGATTCGTCACTATTATCTGAAAAACACCTCCCAAAGAATCCCCATTCTTCTTGGCTTCATCGATTGCACTGCGCATCTTTTCTGCTGCTTTGCTGTCTGCACATCGCACATCGGATTTTTCAGATTTCCTGTACACTTCTGCAGGATTGGTAGGAATATTCTCGGCTCTAACATTGCCAATTTGAAGCACTGTGCTAATGATTCTAATATCGAAACACTTGAGAAGTTTTCTCGCAACTGTACCAACTGCCACCCTGCAAGCCGTTTCCCGTGCACTCGAGCGTTCAAGTATGTTGCGCATATCCTTTTCAAGATATTTTAGCCCTCCTGCAAGGTCTGCATGGCCGGGCCTTGGAAGAGTAAGAGGCGGCTCTTTTTCTCTTCTTGGAAGGATTGACATTCTACTCTTCCAGTTTTCCCAATCCCTGTTTCTGATTATCATCGAAAGGGGAGCACCTGTTGTAATACCGAATCTAACACCTGCTGTAATCTCTACTTCATCGCGCTCAATCTTCATTCTGCCGCCTCGTCCGTAACCCTGCTGACGGCGGCGAAGCTCATTGTTTATTTCCTCTCCTGTAACTTTAAGGCCTGAAGGGACACCTTCAAGAATTGCATTGATAAGTTTCCCGTGGGATTCTCCGGCAGTAAGATATCTAAGCATTCCCTCTTTTCCTAAAATTTATGTTAACAAATTTTATGAAAATAGAATAACTCAATCCTTCAAATTTTTGAATAAAAAAAGGGCTCTCAACTAAAATGAGAGCCCATAAATCATTAGTTTTTTTACTGTGCTGTTGCGGCAACTTCTTTTGTATAGTCGGAATAAGCGCCGCCACTGAATGCCCTTACTCTGAAGACATATGTTTTTCCAGAAGTAAGGCCTGTATTGAAATCGCTTATGCTTGTTGTATTGGCCGGTACTATTGCAATTTCAGTAAAGGTGCCGTTTGAAGTTGATTTCATCTCTATTGCAAATCCTGTTTCATTACCGCTATTGTCTGTCCAGCTAATATCAACACCGGCTGTTGTTGCTGTTGTCACATTGAGATTTGTTGGAGCATTGACAGAAAGCGTCGGCACAGAAACCTCTTCTGAATAAACTGAATAGATAGGACCCTTTGAAAATGCTCTGATTCTATAATAGTAAATTTTTCCCGGTGTAAGGTCAGGATCATCATCCGTGTATGTCGTAGCGTTGGCTTCTGTTGTATAGATTACAGAATAGCTTCCGATTCCATCTGTTCCCTCTTCTGCTATCTCGATTGAGAATCCCACTTCATTACTGCTGTTGTCTGTCCAAGTCAAAACAATCTCTAAGCGATTTGCCAGCACTGTCGCAGCCGCTAACCCCGATGGCGCTTCGGGTTGGACATCGAGCGTTGTCACGGAAACGACCGATGTGGCTGATGAATCTCCTGCTGCATTTCTTGCTACAACCTTATAGTAATAGGTTGTATCAGCAGATGCCGATGTGTCACTATAAGATGTAGCATTTGCGCTAGTAGTATCTATTTCTGTAAAG
This region of Candidatus Schekmanbacteria bacterium genomic DNA includes:
- a CDS encoding chorismate synthase; its protein translation is MLRYLTAGESHGKLINAILEGVPSGLKVTGEEINNELRRRQQGYGRGGRMKIERDEVEITAGVRFGITTGAPLSMIIRNRDWENWKSRMSILPRREKEPPLTLPRPGHADLAGGLKYLEKDMRNILERSSARETACRVAVGTVARKLLKCFDIRIISTVLQIGNVRAENIPTNPAEVYRKSEKSDVRCADSKAAEKMRSAIDEAKKNGDSLGGVFQIIVTNPPPGLGNSFQWDKKLDARLAFALMSIQAIKGVEIGAGFKCAELPGSKVHDEIFYRKPRSSSLRGRKTGGFYRRTNNAGGIEGGISNGENIIVNAVMKPIPTLVKSLRSVDLETAKTARAAVERSDVCAVPAASVVGEAVVAYEIANAFLEKFGGDSLTEIKKNFKLYIEAVNRYMQK